The Synechococcus sp. CC9605 sequence GAAAGTTCCTCCGGTTGGCGACCTCAGATGCAGGGCATCAGCCTGCCCCTCAACCGCTGGTGCCACATCTCCGGGCTCGACCTGATCCGCGACGGCAAGGGCACATGGCGGGTGCTGGAGGACAACCTGCGCTGTCCTTCAGGGGTGGCCTACTTCCTCGAGAACCGTCGGGTGATGAAGCGATTGTTCTCTGGCCTGTTCGAAGGCCGTGCCGTTCAACCGATCGACGACTATCCCTCCCATCTGCTGCGCACCCTTCAAGACCTGGCGCCCTGGAGTGACACCCCCCGCGTGGCGATCCTGACGCCCGGGGTGTTCAACAGCGCCTATTTCGAACACAGCTACCTGGCCCAAGAAATGGGCATTCACCTGGTTGAGGGGCGCGATCTGGTGTGCGAAGGCGGCCGGGTGTGGATGCGCAGCACCAATGGCCTGGAACCCGTGGATGTGATCTACCGCCGCATCGACGATGATTTCCTTGACCCCACCGTGTTCCGCAAGGACTCGATGCTGGGGGTGCCGGGCCTGATCGACGTGCTGCGGCAAGGACGGGTCGCCATCGCCAACGCCCCTGGCACCGGCATCGCCGACGACAAACTGATCTATGCACACGTGCCGGCGATGATCCGCTACTACCTCGATGAGGAGCCGATCATCGAGAACGTTCCCACCTACCTCTGTGCCCGGCCAGACGATCAGCGCTATGTGCTGGAACACCTCGAGCAACTGGTGGTGAAATCAGTGGCGGAAGCCGGCGGCTACGGAATGCTGATCGGCCCCCAAGCCACCCGATCGGAGCTGGCGGACTTCGACACGAAGATCCGTGCGAATCCCCGCAACTTCATCGCGCAGCCCACGCTGCAACTCTCCACCGTGCCATCCCTCAGTGACGGTGAGCTCTACCCCTGCCACGTGGATCTGCGCCCCTACGTGCTGCGCGGCGCAAGCAACTGGGTCAGCCCAGGCGGACTGACCCGCGTGGCCCTCAAGCGGGGCTCGCTGGTGGTGAATTCGTCCCAGGGCGGCGGCTGCAAGGACACCTGGATCGTCGACGACCAAACGATGGCAGCACCGCAAGCCCAGGAGGCTGTGCCGTGCTGAGTCGCGTTGCCGATTCGCTCTACTGGATCAACCGCTATCTGGAACGCGCCGAAAACATCTCGCGCTTTCTGGAGGTGAGTGAAGCGATGGCATTGGACTGTCCTCCGGGCAGCGCCGAACCGTGGCTGCCGCTGGTGGAGGTGACGGGAGATCGCCACCGCTTCGATAGGGCCTACCCCGGTGCCACGCCCAAACAGGTGGTGCGCTTCCTGCTGTTGGACCGCAGCAATCCCAACAGCATCGTGAGTTGCATTGCGATGGCGCGGGAAAACGCACGGCAGATCAGGGATGTGATCACCACGGAAATGTGGGAGCAGATCAATGATCTGCACTGGAGCCTCCAGGACGACGAAGACATCTGGCGGGAACCGGTGCAGGAGCAACTGCGGATCATCCGCCGCGGCTGCCAGCTCGTGTACGGGATCACCGACACCACCTTGAGCCGTGATCTGAGTTGGCTGTTCAGTCAGCTGGGGCGTTTGATCGAACGGGCCGACAAAACCTCCCGCATCCTCGACGTCAAATATTTCCTGCTGCTGCCCTCCCCTGAAGAGGTGGGCGGCGTGCTGGATGAACTGCAATGGATCACCCTGCTACGCACAGCGGGGGCTTATCAGATGTACCGCCAGAGCATGCAGCACGCGATCAGCCCTGCCTCCGTGGCCCGATTTTTGCTGCTGGACCCCACCTTTCCTCGCTCGGTGCGTTACTGCCTACAGGGCATCAGCGACACCTTGCAACAGATCCAGCGACAGCCAAACCAAGACACACCGGATGACCTCGACTGTTTGCGCGGACAACTCCTGGCCCGCTGGAGCTATGTGCGGATCGACAACCTGATCGAAGCCGGTCTGCATGAAGCCATTGACCAGCTTCAGCAGGACCTCAACCAACTCCACAACCTGATCCAGACCCGCTACTTCACCAGCGCCGACCTCCGTTCCATCCCCACCGATCCTGCATGCGTGCTCTCATCGTTCACCGCCTGACGTATCGGTATGACGCCCCTGTTTTCCTCGGGGAACATCGCCTGTGTCTGAGGCCCCGGGGGCAGGGGTTTCAGACCCTGGTGGAACATCAGCTCAGCGTGCTGCCGGAACCGGAGCAACGTCGGGAACTGGTGGCCGCCAGCGGCGATGAAATCCAACGGCTTCGCTTTCTCGGCAGCACTGAGGAACTGATCTTTGAAGCTCGCAGCCTGGTGGAGACCCGACCGGCACCACCGCTGGAAAGCTGCTTCAACGGATTGGAACCACCCCTGCCCTACCCACGCGGCCAACTCAACAGCGACCTTCAGGGGGCCCTGGAGGGCTGGTTGCCCAACGGCCAGCACGAACCCGCGGCCATCGACCTCACCCAGGAAGCACTGATGGGCAGCAACCAGCAAACCCTGGCTTTTCTAAAGCAACTGATTGAGCTGATTCAAGAGCGGGTGAAATACACCCAACGCCATGTGGGCCCCGCTTGGCCGGCTGGTCGAACCCTGCGCGAACGGATCGGCTCCTGCCGTGATCTGGCCATGCTGATGGTGGCCTGCTGCCGTGTCGTGGGTCTCCCCGCCCGCTTCGTGAGTGGCTATCAACTGCAGCAGCCTCCCCCGAAGGATTACGACCTGCATGCCTGGGCGGAGGTTTACCTGCCGGGAGCGGGCTGGCGCGGCTTTGACCCCAGTGCCGGGATGGAGGTCAACGAGCGCTATGTGGTGCTGGCCACCTCCTCCAAGCCGGAACTCACAGCAGCCGTGAGCGGCAGCTTCAACGGCCCCCCGGGAACAAACAGTGAATTGACCTGGGAGATTCAGATCAGCGAGGAAGCCTCGGCAACGGAGGCCTCCCCACACAACCTGGTTCAGGCCGCCTGAAGCAACGGTTCCACCCCGTGCAACTGGGGCTTCGGCGCCGAGCTGTGGGTGGCTGCCATCAAGGCCGGGATCTCGGCGCTGTTGTAGACGCGGAATTCACGCACCAGAGAAGCGCCCTCCTCACGAACCGCCTGGTTCAGAACGACGGAACCATCGGGATCGGAGATCGAACGGTGGAAGGTGCCAGGAGGGATGCGAAGGATGTCACCACCGCTCTCGAGCCTGACGATGTGGAACGGCTGTTCCCAGGCCAGGTTTACGAGGAAGAAGGTTCTGCCGCCACTGGCCGCGAGCAGATTATCTTCTTGATGAGGATGCAGATAGAACTGCCAGGCTCCGCTCTCCGGATCGTTGGGGGGCGACACCGCCGGGCCGCTGTGAATCACCAGATCGCGCGCGTTCGAGGTGTCCACGGTGACGTCGAAAAAACGAACCGACGGGGTGTCGCGGAAGCGCTCGTAAGCCAGCAGTTCAAACATGTCGATGGATCCAGCGAGACCCTTCAGCTGCCCCGTTGTACCGAGGGCATCACGCAAAAACGGTGACGATCACGACGGTTCAGCCCCCCAGATACGCCATTTCCGCATGGGTTGACGCAGCGGCGGCTGGATCACGCTCCTCGCTGTAGCGGTCTTGACGCCGCTGCCAGAGCTGGCGCATGGCCTGCTCAAGCTGAAGATCCGACGCGAGTGCGGGCTTCAGATCGGTGCCTTCAGCCGAGAACAGGCAGGTGAACGCCTGCCCATCTGCGGTGACACGCAAACGGTTGCAATCCCCGCAGAACGGCTCGCTGATGGAAGAGATCACACCGATGGATCCGGCGCCATCGCCATAGCGCCAACGCCGGGCCGTCCCACCCCGCGGTCGACCCAGCGGTTCAAGAGGCCAACGGGCATTAATACGCTCCACCATCTGCGCCGCCGGGAGCACCTGGTCCAGCGTCCACTGGTTGCGGTTGCCCACATCCATATATTCGATCAAACGCAGCTCCATCCCCCGCTGCCGCGCCAAAGCGGCCAAGGGCAACAGCTGATCGTCATTGATCCCCCGTTGGATCACGGCATTGAGCTTGAGCTCACCGCGTGAGGGGTCAAAGCCAGCGGCGAAGGCCGCCGCGATGCCGTCCTGCACCTGGCGCACCAGGCGTTCCCCAGCCACGGCACCACCCTGAAGACCAGCCATGCGCGCCGCAGCTTCCCCTTCCGCTGCATCCAGGCTGATGGTGATGCGATCCAGCCCTGCGGCACGCAACGCCCGCCCCATCGGTTCCGACAACAGCACCCCGTTGCTGGTGAGCGCCACGGCCTGTAAACCGGCCATCGGATCCGAGCGATCCCGCCGGGCCTGCGCCACCGCCTCCAGCAAAGGCAACAAACGCCGGCTCAACAACGGCTCTCCACCGGTGAGCCTCAACGTTTGTACCCCCAGGCGCGTGGCCACACGAATAACGCGAATCTGCTGCTCAAGGGTGAGCAGGCCAGGGGGCTCCTCCACATCCGGACAGCAGTACGGACAGGCGAGATTGCAACGGGCCGTGAGCGACAACCGCAGCACCCCGATAGGCCGGTTGAGGCGGTCAGCAAGCGGCAGCGACGTGCTCATCCCTCCAACGCTGCCAGATCTGCAGGGCAGTTGGCATTCACCAACGCCTCTGCAGGCAAGCGCACCGCCTGATGGGGAACGCGGGCCAACCAATCCATCCAGCGCAACTCTCCGCGTTGCAGTTGCTGATCAAGGCAAGAGCGGAAGGGAGAACCGGAGGGGATCACCGCCAGCAACGGCTGCAGCCGTTGACCGTCATGGGCCACCGCTGCCTGCTCCGGGGCACGCTTCCAGGCTGCGATGAGTCGCCGGACAACGGCGGTGTTCAAACAGGGCATGTCCACCGGCAGCACCAACAAGGCCTCCCCAGGTTGGGACGGCAACAGCCTGGCCAGCGCCTGCAGGGGGCCATTCCAGGGAGGTGGCTCCAGCACCACGGAACATCCCGGCCGGTGGGCCAGGAGTTCTGCGTGGGCGGCATGACGACTCAACACCTGCACCGGATAACCGAGCGGCAACAACTGGTCGACCAGGGCCGTGAGCCAGACACCACCGGAGGGATGCGGCAAAAGAGCCTTGTCACGCCCCATGCGACGGCTGCTTCCGCCACTGAGCAAACAAACCCGCAAGCCTTGATTCACATCGCCGACCAACAATCTGAACCAGCGAAGTCCAACAACCCGCAAAAGTTGCAATCGCTACCAAATCGCTGCGGCACAAGATCACCTGATCCGATCAATCAGCCCCATTGATGTTTGCTTGGCAACACAAAAATGCAAATCGGTAACCAATCTGACCAAACAAGGGGCCGGTGAATTGATTAACTGCGCGGGTCAAACGGATTCTCTTTTCGACCGTTTTGCCATCCCCGGGCACCTTTCCTTTTGAAGCCCGAGGTTCCTTCTCTTCTCATCCATGCTTGGCGACCTCTGGTCGTTCCAGGGCAGGTACCGAACCCTTCACCTGACCTGGATCGCCTTCTTCCTGACCTTCGTGGTCTGGTTCAACCTGGCCCCTCTGGCCACCACCGTGAAAACGGACCTGGGTCTGACCGTTGGTCAGATCCGCACCGTGGCCATTTGCAACGTGGCTCTCACCATTCCGGCCCGCGTGCTGATCGGCATGCTCCTGGACAAATTCGGACCCCGGATCACCTACTCCTCGATCCTGGTGTTCTCGGCGATTCCCTGCCTGCTGTTTGCGTCCGCTCAGGACTTCAACCAGCTGGTGGTGGCACGTTTGCTGCTCTCCATCGTTGGCGCCGGCTTCGTGATCGGCATCCGCATGGTGGCCGAGTGGTTCCCGCCCAAGGAAATCGGCCTGGCTGAAGGAATTTACGGCGGCTGGGGGAACTTCGGCTCCGCCTTCTCCGCCCTCACCATGGTGGCCCTCGCTGGCTTCCTCTCCTTCTCCGGCGGCTTCGAGCTGCCCACCGGCGCTGTTCTGAACTGGCGCGGTGCCATCGCCCTGACCGGCATCGTCTCCGCCGTCTACGGCCTCTTCTACTTCTTCAACGTCACCGACACCCCGCCTGGCAAGACGTACCAGCGCCCTGAGAAAACCGCAGGTCTGGAAGTCACCTCCATGCGCGACTTCTGGGGACTGCTGGGCATGAACGTGCCCTTCGCAGCCATTCTCTGCGTGCTCTGCTGGCGTCTTGGCAAGGTGGGCTTCCTCACTCCAAGCACCTATCCATTGGCACTCGGTGCTGTTGCCGTCTGGTTTGCCTTCCAGACCTGGGGAATCATTCGTACCAACCGCGACCTGATCCTCGGCAACAAGGTTTATCCCAAGGAAGACCGCTACGAGTTCCGCCAGGTTGCGATCCTCGAGCTCACTTACATCGTGAATTTCGGCTCCGAACTGGCCGTGGTTTCGATGCTGCCCACCTTCTTTGAAACCACCTTCGATCTGCCGAAGGCCACCGCCGGAATCCTTGCGTCCTGCTTCGCTTTCGTGAACCTGGTCGCCCGCCCTGCTGGTGGTCTTATCTCCGACAGCGTCGGCAGCCGTAAGAACACCATGGGCTTCCTCACCGCCGGTCTCGGCGTGGGCTACCTGGTAATGAGCATGATCAAGCCGGGCACCTTTACCGGCACCACCGGCATCGCTGTTGCCGTGGTGATCACCATGCTCGCCTCCTTCTTCGTGCAGTCCGGTGAAGGCGCCACCTTCGCGCTGGTGCCCCTGGTCAAGCGTCGCGTCACCGGTCAGGTGGCCGGCCTGGTGGGTGCCTACGGCAACGTTGGTGCTGTGACCTACCTGACCATCTTCAGCCTCCTGCCGATGTGGATGGGCGGCGGCGGCGAACCCACCCCCGAGGTGATCGCGGCTTCCAACAGTGCCTTCTTCCAGATCCTGGGAGTGGCTGGTCTGATCGTGGCCTTCTTCTGCTTCTTCTTCCTGAAGGAACCCAAGGGGTCCTTCGCAGACCTGCACGAAGGCGAAACCGCCTGATCCGTCTCCCTCCGCAGCACCCTGTCGCTGCACAACGACCCGGAGCTTCGGCTCCGGGTTTTGTTCTTTTTTTGGTTCCTGCATGACCAACTCACCCCGCAGTGTGCGCAGCCAGTGCCCCTACTGCGGCGTGGGTTGTGGTCTGGAGCTCTTGCCTCCTGCCGTGAAGGGTGAGGCCG is a genomic window containing:
- a CDS encoding transglutaminase family protein → MRALIVHRLTYRYDAPVFLGEHRLCLRPRGQGFQTLVEHQLSVLPEPEQRRELVAASGDEIQRLRFLGSTEELIFEARSLVETRPAPPLESCFNGLEPPLPYPRGQLNSDLQGALEGWLPNGQHEPAAIDLTQEALMGSNQQTLAFLKQLIELIQERVKYTQRHVGPAWPAGRTLRERIGSCRDLAMLMVACCRVVGLPARFVSGYQLQQPPPKDYDLHAWAEVYLPGAGWRGFDPSAGMEVNERYVVLATSSKPELTAAVSGSFNGPPGTNSELTWEIQISEEASATEASPHNLVQAA
- a CDS encoding GTP 3',8-cyclase MoaA; amino-acid sequence: MSTSLPLADRLNRPIGVLRLSLTARCNLACPYCCPDVEEPPGLLTLEQQIRVIRVATRLGVQTLRLTGGEPLLSRRLLPLLEAVAQARRDRSDPMAGLQAVALTSNGVLLSEPMGRALRAAGLDRITISLDAAEGEAAARMAGLQGGAVAGERLVRQVQDGIAAAFAAGFDPSRGELKLNAVIQRGINDDQLLPLAALARQRGMELRLIEYMDVGNRNQWTLDQVLPAAQMVERINARWPLEPLGRPRGGTARRWRYGDGAGSIGVISSISEPFCGDCNRLRVTADGQAFTCLFSAEGTDLKPALASDLQLEQAMRQLWQRRQDRYSEERDPAAAASTHAEMAYLGG
- a CDS encoding NarK family nitrate/nitrite MFS transporter, whose product is MLGDLWSFQGRYRTLHLTWIAFFLTFVVWFNLAPLATTVKTDLGLTVGQIRTVAICNVALTIPARVLIGMLLDKFGPRITYSSILVFSAIPCLLFASAQDFNQLVVARLLLSIVGAGFVIGIRMVAEWFPPKEIGLAEGIYGGWGNFGSAFSALTMVALAGFLSFSGGFELPTGAVLNWRGAIALTGIVSAVYGLFYFFNVTDTPPGKTYQRPEKTAGLEVTSMRDFWGLLGMNVPFAAILCVLCWRLGKVGFLTPSTYPLALGAVAVWFAFQTWGIIRTNRDLILGNKVYPKEDRYEFRQVAILELTYIVNFGSELAVVSMLPTFFETTFDLPKATAGILASCFAFVNLVARPAGGLISDSVGSRKNTMGFLTAGLGVGYLVMSMIKPGTFTGTTGIAVAVVITMLASFFVQSGEGATFALVPLVKRRVTGQVAGLVGAYGNVGAVTYLTIFSLLPMWMGGGGEPTPEVIAASNSAFFQILGVAGLIVAFFCFFFLKEPKGSFADLHEGETA
- a CDS encoding alpha-E domain-containing protein — its product is MLSRVADSLYWINRYLERAENISRFLEVSEAMALDCPPGSAEPWLPLVEVTGDRHRFDRAYPGATPKQVVRFLLLDRSNPNSIVSCIAMARENARQIRDVITTEMWEQINDLHWSLQDDEDIWREPVQEQLRIIRRGCQLVYGITDTTLSRDLSWLFSQLGRLIERADKTSRILDVKYFLLLPSPEEVGGVLDELQWITLLRTAGAYQMYRQSMQHAISPASVARFLLLDPTFPRSVRYCLQGISDTLQQIQRQPNQDTPDDLDCLRGQLLARWSYVRIDNLIEAGLHEAIDQLQQDLNQLHNLIQTRYFTSADLRSIPTDPACVLSSFTA
- a CDS encoding circularly permuted type 2 ATP-grasp protein, whose translation is MFTDYKPTVGFDEYFCRETAKPRADLAPLLASLGQMGLPELNRSHASASQLLRRLGATFRLNDSGLKGSERILPFDPLPRLIGRSDWITLEQGLLQRLEAIDRFLADIYGPQQILNDGVIPREDVESSSGWRPQMQGISLPLNRWCHISGLDLIRDGKGTWRVLEDNLRCPSGVAYFLENRRVMKRLFSGLFEGRAVQPIDDYPSHLLRTLQDLAPWSDTPRVAILTPGVFNSAYFEHSYLAQEMGIHLVEGRDLVCEGGRVWMRSTNGLEPVDVIYRRIDDDFLDPTVFRKDSMLGVPGLIDVLRQGRVAIANAPGTGIADDKLIYAHVPAMIRYYLDEEPIIENVPTYLCARPDDQRYVLEHLEQLVVKSVAEAGGYGMLIGPQATRSELADFDTKIRANPRNFIAQPTLQLSTVPSLSDGELYPCHVDLRPYVLRGASNWVSPGGLTRVALKRGSLVVNSSQGGGCKDTWIVDDQTMAAPQAQEAVPC
- a CDS encoding molybdenum cofactor guanylyltransferase yields the protein MLSGGSSRRMGRDKALLPHPSGGVWLTALVDQLLPLGYPVQVLSRHAAHAELLAHRPGCSVVLEPPPWNGPLQALARLLPSQPGEALLVLPVDMPCLNTAVVRRLIAAWKRAPEQAAVAHDGQRLQPLLAVIPSGSPFRSCLDQQLQRGELRWMDWLARVPHQAVRLPAEALVNANCPADLAALEG